ACAATACattacacaataatattataaaattaaaatatttttataaaatgattttatttttataaaatattttataaaaatacctcttatttaaaatattgttatataaaatgttgtaaaaaatattgtatgtaggcatttctttttttaaattttttttcaacaccACTGGTTGACCCCGCTACCTCTATGTGAGGTCCCCACCCACCTTACCTGTTTGTTCCACCCACTAGTACAGCTGTCCCCCCGCCACGTCATCACCATAATTATTCACGCAGCTTCCCCCATCTATATGCGCCTACGTACATACGTTCATAGAAGAtcatagttgaataaaaaataaaaaggaattatacacttaataaaaataaaacaagaattctatataaaataaattataaattagtatattttaatacGATGTTGCATATcccaaaattcattttattataaaataaatttaaggtattatattatatactattatgCTAGTGTAAGATTTTTGTATACGTTTGCTTTTCAATACAATCATGTCAATCcattataaatgaattttaattttataaaattgcaTTTATTTCACATaggtataaaaaaattgtaaattaatatttttttagataatattgtattatataagctatttaaaaatatatattttatttattataaaggaGAAACATGTTGTCGAGAGTTTTGTTTGagttcatatgaataaaaaacatATGTCCTGTGTGGAATacgtgttttttcttttgttccaaTCGATATTATTCTAACAAAACTCGAACATAaatctaaataatattttagaaaacaaCAATGTTATCAGGGAAATGCTTGTTCTATCGAGGATGGTCtcgatgtatttttttttatttaatagtttaaaaagtagtttttaatgaaattatgattttttaaaatctttaatggtataaaaaatgataaaaaaaaaaagaagctaaaTAGTCGACTCATCCTCTAACTACACCCTCGATGAGTATTGAGTGTAGCATCACTCATGTTACCATGGATTGAAGactctcttaaaataaatataaattaacaggtaaaaatgaaaaaaaatacttaaaattttaatttcataattatacttgataagcaaatttttatttagtagttttataccacacattaatttttatttttttatatttttaacgaagtaaaattgttgagtggaatgattaatttaataataagcaataaaatgatttttattattttttaatttattttaaaaaaattaataactttttatttttaaaaaacttgagtTTTGTCAAATGGAGTTTTCTAGAAGGAGTGAAGAGtcaaatagaaaagaaaaataaaaagaaagagtaaaaaacCCTATCTGCCCTCCCTCTAGATGCAGCTTTAAAAGTGGCCTCCCTCCGGCCTCGGATCCGCCTCAGGAAACAGAGGAGTAGTTTCCgcgagggagagagggagagatggcgGACTCTCCTTGTGAATCTTGGGTTTACTCCACGATCGGATTCCACCATAacccagagagagagggagagatggcgGACTCTCCTTGTGAATCTTGGGTTTCCTCCACGATCGGATTCCACCATAACCCAGAAGACGAAACTTTGGAAAGCCAAACCCAAAGCACTGCTGCTGGGATTCTGAACCAAGACGAAGAGTGGGCAAAACTGAATGTCAGTaacaagaagaacaagaagagccAGGTTTTGCTTGAAGGGTACGTTGAGACTGCGGATGAAGATGACCTCACGAGGACCAAAAGCTTGACGGATGAGGATCTAGATG
This window of the Juglans regia cultivar Chandler chromosome 12, Walnut 2.0, whole genome shotgun sequence genome carries:
- the LOC108992486 gene encoding uncharacterized protein LOC108992486, encoding MADSPCESWVYSTIGFHHNPEREGEMADSPCESWVSSTIGFHHNPEDETLESQTQSTAAGILNQDEEWAKLNVSNKKNKKSQVLLEGYVETADEDDLTRTKSLTDEDLDELKGCLDLGFGFSYDEIPELCNTLPALELCYSMSQKFMDEQQKLPENAEAAATDSSSVASPIANWRISSPGDHPEDVKARLKFWAQAVACTVKLCS